In Zalophus californianus isolate mZalCal1 chromosome 17, mZalCal1.pri.v2, whole genome shotgun sequence, one DNA window encodes the following:
- the PRR12 gene encoding proline-rich protein 12 isoform X2 translates to MNLISALESRGPQPGPSASSLLSQFRSPSWQTAMHTPGPTELFISGALPGSSTFPSSSALSAYQHPASFGSRPFPVPSSLSLQDPPFSPPANGLLSPHDVLHLKPSQAPTVPSSLGFERLAGGGVLGPAGLGPAQTPPYRPGPPDPPPPPRHLPTQFNLLASSSAAAAAAEQSSPQLYNFSGAAPGPPPPERALPRQDTVIKHYQRPASAQPPPPPPPAHALQHYLSCGGSYPSMGHRANLACSPLGGGEPSPGAGEPSKAGPSGATAGASGRAAGPEAAGGGGAGGGGGGYRPIIQSPGYKTGKGGYGAAAGGANRPPPPRSTATPKCQSLGGPAAAYATGKASGAGGAGGQAYSPGQPQGLLGPQAYGQGFGGGQAQDLSKGPSYSGGPPQPPSGPPPPGLATCQSYSPDQLQGQLYGVQGEPYPGPAAHSQGLPTASPSLSYSTGHSPALSGHGGGWGPSSLGGGGEASPSHIIRPLQSPPAPGRPPGVGSPGAPGKYLSSVLASAPFLAPPGAGSYAAGAGGYKGKADGSELLAGPGGPPAERTEDEEFLIQHLLQAPSPPRTSGADGLVGEDGAADASKGLGGSGGAGGPPGTPYELAKEDPQRYHLQSVIRTSASLDEGATAALELGLGRLKEKKKGPERGGETPEGLATSVVHYGAGAKELGAFLQKSPPPPPPTAQPAQPTPHGLLLEAGGPDLPLVLPPPPPPQLLPSVLSHAPSPSPSAPKVGVHLLEPATRDGAPQPPPPPPPPPPPMPLQLEAHLRSHGLEPGAPSPRLRPEESLEPPGAMQELLGALEPLPPGPGDTGVGPPNTEGKDPSGAYRSPSPQGTKAPRFVPLTSICFPDSLLQDEERSFFPTMEEMFGGGAADDYGKAGPPEDEGDPKAGTGPPPGPPAYDPYGPYCPGRASGAGPETPGLGLDPNKPPELPSTVNAEPLGLIQSGPHQAAPPPPPPPPPPPPASEPKGGLTSPIFCSTKPKKLLKTSSFHLLRRRDPPFQTPKKLYAQEYEFEADEDKADVPADIRLNPRRLPDLVSSCRSRPTLSPLGDIDFCPPNPGPDGPRRRGRKPTKAKRDGPPRPRGRPRIRPLEVPTTAGPASASTPTEGAKKPRGRGRGRGRKAEEAGGTRLEPLKPLKIKLSVPKAGEGLGASSGDALPGADHNSLDSSLTREKIEAKIKEVEEKQPEMKSGFMASFLDFLKSGKRHPPLYQAGLTPPLSPPKSVPSSGPARGLQPQPPATPAVPHPPPAGAFGLGGALEAAESEGLGLGCPSPCKRLDEELKRNLETLPSFSSDEEDSVAKNRDLQESISSAISALDDPPLAGPKDTSTPDVPSLATEAAVPGPPPLPGLPSASSNGTPEPPLLEEKPPPSPPPAPTPQPPPPPPPPPPPPALPSPPPLVAPVPSSPPPPPLPSPPALPPPPPAAAPAAPEEPAAPSPEEPEPPDARPLHLAKKQETAAVCGETDEEAGESGGEGIFRERDEFVIRAEDIPSLKLALQTGREPPPIWRVQKALLQKFTPEIKDGQRQFCATSNYLGYFGDAKNRYQRLYVKFLENVNKKDYVRVCARKPWHRPPVPVRRSGQAKGPVSAGGSSAPPPKAPAPPPKPETPDKTVCEKPPEQTPETPVPEPPAAEKPSPPRPVEKEKEKERVTRGERPLRGERSAGGRQTRPERSLTAGQTATSRLPKARPTKVKAEPPPKKRKKWLKEAAGNASAGGGPPGSSSDSESSPGAPSEDERAVPGRLLKTRAMREMYRSYVEMLVSTALDPDMIQALEDTHDELYLPPMRKIDGLLNEHKKKVLKRLSLSPALQDALHTFPQLQVEQSGEGSPEEGAVRLRPAGEPYNRKTLSKLKRSVVRAQEFKVELDKSGYYTLYHSLHHYKYHTFLRCRDQTLAIEGGAEDLGQEEVVQQCMRNQPWLEQLFDSFSDLLAQAQAHSRCG, encoded by the exons ATGAACCTCATCTCAGCCCTGGAGTCCCGgggcccccagcctggcccctctgcctcctctctcctctcccagttCCGCAGTCCTTCCTGGCAAACAG CCATGCACACGCCAGGCCCCACGGAGCTCTTCATTTCAGGCGCCCTGCCGGGTTCCAGCACCTTTCCATCCTCCTCTGCCCTGTCGGCTTACCAGCACCCGGCTTCCTTCGGCAGCCGCCCCTTCCCAGTACCCTCGTCCCTCAGCCTCCAAGACCCCCCGTTCAGCCCCCCAGCTAATGGGCTCCTGTCCCCTCATGACGTGTTGCACCTGAAGCCCTCACAGGCACCCACGGTGCCATCCTCGCTGGGCTTTGAGCGCCTGGCGGGGGGCGGTGTCCTGGGGCCCGCTGGTCTCGGCCCGGCCCAGACCCCTCCATACCGCCCCGGCCCCccagaccctcccccacctccccgccacCTCCCGACTCAGTTCAACCTGCTGGCTTCCTCTtccgccgctgccgctgccgccgagCAATCCTCCCCACAGCTGTACAACTTCTCGGGTGCTGCCCCAGGCCCCCCGCCACCCGAGCGGGCCCTGCCCCGCCAGGACACCGTCATCAAGCACTACCAGCGGCCAGCCAGTGCCcagcccccgccgcccccgccacCAGCCCATGCCCTCCAGCACTACCTGAGCTGTGGAGGCAGCTATCCCTCCATGGGCCACAGGGCTAACCTGGCCTGCAGCCCCCTGGGCGGTGGGGAGCCCTCCCCCGGTGCTGGCGAGCCTAGCAAGGCTGGGCCCAGTGGAGCCACGGCTGGGGCATCGGGCCGGGCTGCAGGCCCCGAGGCggctggaggaggtggggcagggggtggcggTGGAGGTTACCGCCCCATCATTCAGTCGCCCGGTTACAAGACGGGCAAAGGCGGCTATGGAGCAGCTGCGGGCGGTGCCAACAGGCCCCCACCACCCCGTTCAACGGCCACGCCCAAATGCCAGAGTCTGGGTGGGCCAGCAGCGGCCTATGCCACTGGGAAGGCCtctggggctggtggggcaggTGGCCAAGCCTATTCCCCTGGTCAGCCCCAAGGGCTTCTAGGACCCCAGGCCTATGGGCAAGGGTTTGGAGGGGGTCAAGCACAGGACTTGAGCAAAGGCCCTAGCTACTCAGGGGGGCCCCCGCAGCCCCCCAGTGGTCCCCCGCCTCCCGGCCTAGCCACGTGTCAGAGCTACTCCCCAGATCAGCTGCAGGGGCAGCTGTATGGGGTTCAGGGCGAGCCATACCCAGGCCCAGCTGCCCACTCCCAGGGGCTACCCACGGCCAGCCCCTCGCTCAGCTACAGCACTGGCCATTCCCCAGCGCTCTCAGGTCACGGCGGTGGCTGGGGGCCCAGCTccctggggggtggtggggaggccaGCCCTTCTCACATCATCCGCCCACTGCAGTCACCGCCTGCCCCCGGCCGCCCGCCTGGAGTCGGCTCTCCAGGAGCCCCTGGCAAATACCTGAGCTCTGTCCTGGCCTCAGCCCCATTCCTGGCGCCTCCAGGAGCCGGCAGCTACGCAGCCGGAGCAGGTGGCTACAAAGGCAAAGCGGACGGCTCGGAGCTGCTGGCTGGGCCTGGTGGGCCTCCTGCTGAGCGCACAGAAGATGAGGAATTCCTCATCCAGCATCTCCTGCAGGCACCTAGCCCCCCGCGGACCTCAGGGGCAGATGGCTTGGTGGGTGAAGATGGGGCAGCGGATGCTTCCAAGGGACTTGGGGGTAGTGGTGGGGCCGGGGGTCCACCAGGCACACCCTACGAGCTGGCCAAGGAAGACCCCCAGAGGTATCATCTACAGAGCGTCATCCGTACCAGTGCCAGCCTCGATGAGGGCGCCACAGCAGCCCTGGAGCTGGGCCTGGGGAGgctgaaggagaagaagaaagggccAGAACGGGGCGGCGAGACCCCGGAGGGGCTGGCCACCTCAGTTGTCCACTATGGGGCAGGTGCCAAGGAGCTGGGGGCCTTCCTCCAAAAGagcccaccacccccacctcccacggCTCAGCCTGCCCAGCCCACACCCCACGGTCTCCTCCTGGAGGCTGGGGGCCCTGACCTCCCACTGGTGCtgcctccacctccccccccacaaCTGCTCCCCTCGGTCCTCAGccatgcccccagcccctctcccagtGCCCCAAAAGTTGGCGTTCATCTCCTTGAGCCGGCCACCCGTGATGGAGCACCCcagccgcccccgccgccgcccccacctccaccacccaTGCCCCTCCAGCTTGAGGCCCACCTCCGCAGCCACGGCCTGGAGCCTggtgcccccagcccccgcctGCGACCTGAGGAGAGTCTGGAGCCACCAGGCGCCATGCAGGAATTGCTTGGGGCCTTGGAGCCACTGCCCCCGGGGCCTGGTGACACTGGCGTGGGCCCACCTAATACCGAGGGCAAGGATCCCTCCGGTGCCTACCGCAGCCCCAGCCCGCAAGGCACCAAGGCCCCCCGCTTTGTGCCACTCACGTCCATCTGTTTTCCTGACTCCTTGCTCCAAGATGAGGAGCGCAGCTTCTTCCCCACCATGGAGGAGATGTTCGGTGGAGGGGCAGCGGATGACTATGGCAAGGCAGGGCCGCCCGAGGACGAGGGTGATCCCAAGGCGGGGACTGGGCCACCTCCAGGCCCCCCTGCCTATGATCCCTATGGGCCCTACTGCCCGGGTCGGGCGTCTGGAGCCGGGCCCGAGACGCCGGGCCTGGGCCTGGACCCCAACAAACCGCCTGAGCTGCCCTCCACGGTCAATGCGGAGCCTCTGGGCCTGATCCAGAGTGGGCCACACCAGGCggccccaccacccccacctccccctccaccGCCGCCGCCTGCCTCAGAGCCCAAGGGAGGCCTGACCTCGCCCATATTCTGCTCTACCAAGCCAAAGAAGCTGCTCAAGACGTCCTCCTTCCACCTACTGCGGCGCCGTGACCCACCCTTCCAGACGCCCAAGAAGCTGTACGCCCAGGAGTACGAGTTTGAGGCAGATGAGGACAAGGCCGATGTGCCCGCTGACATCCGCCTCAACCCTCGGCGCCTGCCTGACCTGGTGTCCAGCTGCCGCTCCCGCCCGACCCTCTCACCCCTGGGTGACATCGACTTCTGTCCACCCAACCCAGGCCCCGATGGCCCCAGGCGCCGTGGCCGCAAGCCCACAAAGGCTAAGCGCGAtggcccgccccggccccggggTAGGCCCCGGATCCGCCCATTGGAGGTCCCCACCACTGCTGGGCCAGCCTCAGCCTCCACGCCCACTGAAGGGGCCAAGAAACCTCGGGGCCGGGGCCGTGGTCGGGGCAGGAAGGCCGAGGAGGCAGGGGGCACACGGCTGGAACCCCTAAAGCCACTTAAG ATCAAGCTGTCTGTGCCCAAGGCCGGCGAGGGTCTGGGAGCCTCCTCTGGCGATGCTCTACCCGGTGCTGACCACAACAGCCTGGACTCCAGCCTGACCCGGGAGAAGATTGAGGCCAAGATCAAGGAGGTAGAGGAGAAGCAGCCAGAGATGAAGTCCGGCTTCATGGCCTCCTTCCTGGACTTCCTCAAGTCAGGCAAGCGTCATCCGCCGCTCTACCAGGCTGGCCTGACACCCCCACTCAGCCCCCCCAAGAGCGTGCCGTCCTCCGGGCCGGCCCGTggcctgcagccccagcctccTGCCACCCCTGCTGTGCCACACCCGCCGCCCGCTGGCGCCTTCGGGCTGGGGGGTGCGCTGGAGGCGGCCGAGAGTGAGGGGCTAGGGCTGGGCTGCCCTTCGCCCTGTAAGCGGCTGGACGAGGAGCTGAAGCGCAACCTGGAGACGCTGCCCTCCTTCTCCTCGGACGAAGAAGACTCTGTGGCCAAGAACCGGGACCTGCAAGAGAGCATCTCCTCAGCCATCTCGGCACTCGATGACCCACCCCTCGCTGGGCCTAAAGACACTTCCACCCCAGATGTGCCCTCCTTGGCGACTGAGGCTGCGGTGCCAGGGCCCCCCCCTCTCCCGGGGCTCCCTAGTGCCAGCAGCAATGGCACACCCG AGCCCCCGCTGCTGGAGGAGAAGCCCCCGCCCTCGCCGCCTCCCGCCCCGACGCCGcagccgccgcccccgccgcccccgccgcccccgccgccggccCTGCCCTCGCCGCCCCCGCTGGTGGCCCCGGTGCCCAGctcgccgcccccgccgcccctgccCTCGCCGCCCGCcctgccgccgcccccgccggccgccgcccccgccgcgcccGAGGAGCCCGCAGCCCCGTCCCCGGAGGAGCCCGAGCCGCCCGACGCCCGGCCCCTGCACTTGGCCAAGAAGCAGGAGACGGCGGCCGTGTGCGGGGAGACGGACGAGGAGGCGGGCGAGAGCGGCGGGGAGGGCATCTTCCGGGAGCGCGACGAGTTCGTCATCCGCGCCGAGGACATCCCTTCTCTCAAG CTGGCATTGCAGACGGGGCGGGAGCCCCCACCCATCTGGCGAGTGCAGAAGGCCCTGCTGCAGAAATTCACTCCCGAGATCAAGGATGGGCAGCGACAGTTTTGTGCAACCAGTAAT TATTTGGGGTATTTTGGGGACGCAAAAAACCGGTATCAGCGCCTTTACGTAAAGTTCCTGGAAAATGTCAACAAGAAGGATTATGTGAGGGTCTGTGCTCGGAAACCCTGGCACCGGCCCCCAGTGCCCGTCAG GCGCTCTGGGCAGGCCAAGGGCCCCGTGTCTGCCGGGGGCAGCTCTGCACCTCCTCCCAAGGCCCCGGCACCACCTCCTAAGCCCGAAACCCCTGATAAGACAGTATGTGAGAAGCCCCCAGAGCAGACGCCTGAGACACCTGTGCCTGAGCCCCCTGCTGCTGAGAAGCCATCCCCACCACGGCCCgttgagaaggaaaaggagaaagagcgGGTGACACGTGGGGAGCGGCCGCTTCGGGGCGAGCGGAGCGCAGGCGGGCGGCAGACTCGGCCTGAGCGGAGCCTCACCGCAGGACAGACCGCCACCTCCCGGCTGCCCAAGGCCCGGCCCACCAAGGTGAAGGCCGAGCCGCCCcccaagaagaggaagaagtggcTGAAGGAGGCGGCGGGCAATGCCTCGGCGGGCGGGGGTCCACCAGGCAGCTCCTCAGACTCAGAGTCATCCCCAGGAGCACCCAGCGAGGACG aGCGAGCAGTCCCCGGGCGTCTGCTGAAGACCCGGGCGATGCGGGAGATGTACCGGAGCTACGTGGAGATGTTGGTGAGCACAGCACTCGACCCGGACATGATCCAGGCCCTGGAGGACACGCACG ATGAGCTGTACCTGCCGCCCATGCGGAAGATCGATGGCCTCCTCAATGAGCACAAGAAGAAAGTCTTGAAGCGGCTGTCGCTGAGCCCAGCCCTGCAG GACGCCCTGCACACGTTCCCCCAGCTGCAAGTGGAGCAGAGCGGGGAGGGCTCCCCTGAGGAGGGGGCCGTGCGGCTGCGGCCAGCTGGAGAACCCTACAACCGCAAGACGCTCAGCAAACTCAAGAGGAGCGTGGTCCGagcccag GAGTTCAAAGTTGAGCTGGACAAGTCGGGATACTACACGCTCTACCACTCACTCCACCACTATAAGTACCACACCTTCCTGCGCTGCCGGGACCAG ACCCTGGCCATCGAGGGCGGTGCTGAGGACCTGGGTCAGGAGGAGGTGGTCCAGCAGTGCATGCGGAACCAGCCGTGGCTGGAACAGCTCTTCGACTCCTTCAGCGACCTGCTGGCCCAAGCACAGGCCCACAGCCGCTGCGGGTGA